The Cannabis sativa cultivar Pink pepper isolate KNU-18-1 chromosome 8, ASM2916894v1, whole genome shotgun sequence genomic interval CTCCATCAAGTCGAAGAACCCTTTTTGCACAATGTCCAATAATAGTAAGGGTAACTAAATTAACAGCTTGTGTATTCTTAGTATGGGAAGTAATATGAAGAACACTAGAGATCACATACAATTTCAATTCTTCAAATACGACAATATATGCCTAATAGACAGTATTAATATGTATAGTTTTGAAAATAACATTACTATTAATAGCAAAGGTCCCTTGTGTATTACTTCTTCTAGACAACCTTTAGTCAAATTGAGACCAGTGATGGTAACATGTTTTGAACACAAACGTTTTTATGTTGAGTTGACAACCACATCACCACAATCATCATAACAAGTTTATACTGTTGATGGAAAAGTGGAAaccaagaaaagaaaaggtACACAGAGACATGTTTTATATGATAGAAGAAAACAAAGGACATAATAAGTTCAATTATAATAGAACATTTTAATGTTAGAATCATAATCTTACCAATGAGATACATGCAACTGGAGTAATTTTTTCACTTGCTTCCACGACATCAATTATCAGGTCTGCATACACAGTACTATCAATACCACGATCTGAGATCACTATGACAGGAGCTGACGATAAGGAAATGTTCAAATTCATATCATCATTGGGATACTTCCTGTACAGTTGGGGAATAATAAATCTCCATCCAGCAGTGTTTAAAAGAGACTGATCTGGTATTTTATCTACAATCCACCGCATAAAATCTGCCTGCCCAGATATAAGAACTTTATTTTAACATaaaactaaaagacaaaaccatattatattataaacaaCAGATGTAGTTTAAAAAGCACGAATAGAAGTCATGAATTTTGTGTGAAAACAAATAATATAGGATTTTCCACACTTTCTTAATGTTACAGACTTACATTGAAGTATAAGGCAGATGCCGAGTTAAAGACAGCCTCATCCAATGAAATTCCGAGCATTTTGGGTGGATCCTCGCAAGCACTCAAAGATTGTGAATTCTTCTCAGTATATCTAGGAACTGGGGCATTTCTACTTGAAGTAAATAAACCATTGATGTCAAACCCAATGGAAGAATTACTCAGTAAAGGCACATTCACTAGTGTCACATTCAGAGAACCATTATCATCCAATGGAATTTCCTTTGGAAGAGCTTGCAGAAATGAATCAAGCTTCAAAGTCCCTTCTTTGAGTTTCTTGGTGATACCATTCTCCACTGCAGACTCTATTTCTTCTTCAAAGGCATCAATCAACCTAAGTGATTGAAAGAGATCAAGGATTAAAAAGCATAAAATCAGATTCAGACCCTTCCTTAAACTAAATGATAAGAAAAGCCCATCAAGAATGTGTAGTGTGCAATACAAAGCCAAAATACTTATTCTCCAAAAAATTATAGCACTGCCAAAGAAAAAGAACTATGACTCTGAGCAAACAGCGAAAAGAGATTTCAGTTTGACTATTCTAAACACTGCCATTGGTTAAGTTCGATCAACCACTATACTTGAGCCTCCCATTTTCTTCAGTAGAGAGATAAAAACGCTGAGAAGAATATGTAGATTGCAATGCAAAATCGTCCAAATTACTTAACATAGGACAGTCAAGGTAGAAGAACTGTTCCTTCAGGTAAAAAACAAGGGAGATTTCAAAGTCAATTTTGGAGTGTTGAAGGGTAAAAGTGGATGATTAGCGAGAACAGCGGAGCCTTCAAGACATTTTACACTTGAGTTAATCTGAGTACGGATAATGACCAGTAATCACAGAGGTCTCAAGCTAGTTTACAAGTGAAAAGTGTGATAACACATACATATTTTCCCTTTTTCGAGAGGAGCCAAACAAAACGATAGTACTCTACAGCAAAACAATTGAAAAAATTTGCATACCCTTGATAAAGCCACGAAGCTCCTCCATCCAAATTTATGGAGATTTCTTTAACTAAACATCCACAGTCCAAAAGTGAAAGCTTCAGCGTTCCTTCTTGGATCTCCAAACCTAAAGTAAGCCCAACTTCCATGCCTTCAACCTTAACCAGGCAAGATAAGAATGCATTATTTATCAAATTATCTTCATTAGAAAAAAGGTAAGAGAGACCAATTTATCCAATAAATTGTCTCtctctaaatatatgtataattatgaTATAAAAGAACGAATTATAACTAGACAATCATTAAAGTACGAAACCATACCTGAATTGAGGCACTTCCTTCATCTGAAACATAGATGGGAAAAAGCCAAGTACTGTAACTATAGCGCCAATTCATGGTCAAACTACAAGTTATCCCGGAAGCAACAATGGCGATTCCCGTATCGCCGGGCTTGACATACGATGATGATCCAACATCAATTCCATGTATTGTGATGTTCGATAACACCATTTGAACGCCACCCAAAAATGGTATTTTCATGGACTTCTTAATCGGAGCAAGTTCGAGTGGTATAATGGAAGAAATCGCCTTGGTAACGAGCAAGTCCTTTACAAAATTAAGTCCCTTTTGGGAAATTTCGACAGAGGTGAACGATTCACCACTTGATTGGAGCTTTGTTTGAGCTTGAATGAAGAACGCCGCCGTCAGAAGGAGAAGAATCATCGGCGCCGGTGCTGCCCCTGCCATGGCGGGGTTGGTTGGATAATATCTGGTCGTGTTGAGTGTTTTGGCACAAAAACAAAAGCTTTAAATTTAATCAAATCCAATGCTGACTAAACTTCTTGACAAAGACGCTAAAGCTCTAGAGGAAATGACAAAAAGACCCATgcattttttagtctatttcAGAATTATCTTTTGGGCTATTTATTTGAATGCTGTATATATAACTaggcaaaaattaaaataaagaacgATGCTCTTTGTGGGGAAGCGGCGGCGTGCTGTTTAGCCTTAGAGGCAGCTAGGACTCTAGGTTTTCATTTCATTATTGTTGAGAGTGATTCGAGGGTAGTGATCAATGCCCTCAATGGGAAAGATTTCTGTTGGGAGCATGAGAACTATGTCTTTTTTTGTAACAGAATCTCTCCCTCTTTTATCGATTGTAGTTTTGAACATGTTAGTAGACTATGTAATTTTGCGGCCCAGGTTTGGAACTTTGGCTCCACCCGACAATCTTTTCTGTAATGACCGACAAGTCTAACTGATTTTATGCTAATATATCCCtcgcttttcttcaaaaaataaataaataaataaataaataaataaataataaaaaaaaaaagaacgatGCAATTTCCCTACCaagtattaaaatttaattttgtaaaataaaaaagcattaaatttaataatgaaTAAATGAAAGTATTAAAATGGCATTTTAGTGTTTAATAATCTTctggatttttcaaaatttaggtggcgtttggtaatactttttaatcagttttttgtttttaaaattagaaaagtgaaaatatttttcaaaatcatgtTCTATTAAactgtttttgtttttcaattttttaattgagaattaaaattttaaaaacaaaaaaaaatcattttcaatattttttaaacagttttttttcttaatcaatattttggactccaACAAAATTCGGACCCAAATCCTCTCCCACGGCCCTTGTGCTGAACCCGACCTCTGACCCGAAACCGAATTCGATCCCGGAC includes:
- the LOC115700617 gene encoding putative BPI/LBP family protein At1g04970 — protein: MAGAAPAPMILLLLTAAFFIQAQTKLQSSGESFTSVEISQKGLNFVKDLLVTKAISSIIPLELAPIKKSMKIPFLGGVQMVLSNITIHGIDVGSSSYVKPGDTGIAIVASGITCSLTMNWRYSYSTWLFPIYVSDEGSASIQVEGMEVGLTLGLEIQEGTLKLSLLDCGCLVKEISINLDGGASWLYQGLIDAFEEEIESAVENGITKKLKEGTLKLDSFLQALPKEIPLDDNGSLNVTLVNVPLLSNSSIGFDINGLFTSSRNAPVPRYTEKNSQSLSACEDPPKMLGISLDEAVFNSASALYFNADFMRWIVDKIPDQSLLNTAGWRFIIPQLYRKYPNDDMNLNISLSSAPVIVISDRGIDSTVYADLIIDVVEASEKITPVACISLVIRTSASTKIIGNNLAGSVRLNDFTMSLKWSKVGNLHLYLIQPVIWTFVQTVFLPYTNGILGKGFPLPIIHGFTLQNAQLICSNSRITVCSDLNYTDSLKQISLV